The sequence below is a genomic window from Aureispira sp. CCB-E.
TTTAGTTTTCCTACGAACCCGTAGCGCTCACGAAGTAAACTAATACGATTTTTCAACGGAGTAATGAGAAGTAAGATTTATCTATGGATTTTAAGAGGTAATCGGTAGGCTATTTCCTCCTATTAATAAGCTAAAACTCTTTTGACAGAAAAAAGCAAGTATTTTGATAAGTAAAGGCAAATAAGTTGGTTGTAAATGAATTATATTTGAATCTATGGAAAAAACAATAATGAAAACAATCGAGTGCGAACAGATGCAAATTGCAGCATCAGTAGAAGCACTACTAGTAGAACCGCACACAATTTATTATCCTAGCAATGTCTTGATTTATTTGCAAGAAGGGCAAATGACCTTGGAACGGAATGAGGAAGTTTATATTATTGCCAAAGGCTCTTTTGCTTTAATTCGTAAGTATACTAATGGACAGTGTTTTAAGACTTGGGGCGAAGGGGAGTCCTGTGCTAGAATGATTGCTTTCGTTTTGCAAGATGAATTTCTACAAAAAGTCATACAAAACTTACCTGTTCAAAGCAATACTTTGGAACGTGTAGAGTGTGTTGTCCATTTGCCCTACAATACGTTGCTAAAAGGATTAATGGATTCAATATGGGCATATGTAGAAGGCAATTTGACATTAGATCGTCAAATGGTTGAGCTAAAAACAATGGAAGCGTTGATGGCTATTGCTCAATCACGCCCTGATTTGTTGACTGTTTTAAAAGAATACACAAGACCTGAACGAGCGGATTTAGAAAGTTTTATGCAGCACAATTTTATATACAACATACCACTCGAAAAACTTGCTAGAATGGCAGGGCGTAGTCTTTCTACGTTTAATAGAGAATTTAAGGCTATTTACCAACAATCTCCACACAAATGGATTAAGCAGCAACGTTTGGAAATGGCAAAGCGCTTGTTAATCCAAACCCAGAAGACTCCTTCAGATGTTTATTTGGAAGTGGGATTTGAAGATTTGGCACACTTTAGTCGTTCATTTAAGACGTATTTTGGAAAAAATCCTTCTGAGATAAAGAAAATGCTGTAAAGGTGCGTCGCAATGATTAGCCCAATAAGTTGGTAGATGCCTTGTCGGAGCATTATTGATAACTCCGTATATGTTTTGTTACAATAGCAAAAGCATATACGGAGTATTGTAAAAGGGGATGTTAGTGACGTTCAAAAAATACGTTTTCAAAAAGATTAGGCAAATTGAAAGATTATTTTTTATCGTTACTTAGCTCCATTTGCGAGCCGCCCACTTAGATTTTTGAGTGTTTTGTGTTGTTGTTG
It includes:
- a CDS encoding AraC family transcriptional regulator; its protein translation is MKTIECEQMQIAASVEALLVEPHTIYYPSNVLIYLQEGQMTLERNEEVYIIAKGSFALIRKYTNGQCFKTWGEGESCARMIAFVLQDEFLQKVIQNLPVQSNTLERVECVVHLPYNTLLKGLMDSIWAYVEGNLTLDRQMVELKTMEALMAIAQSRPDLLTVLKEYTRPERADLESFMQHNFIYNIPLEKLARMAGRSLSTFNREFKAIYQQSPHKWIKQQRLEMAKRLLIQTQKTPSDVYLEVGFEDLAHFSRSFKTYFGKNPSEIKKML